A window of Psychroflexus sp. ALD_RP9 contains these coding sequences:
- a CDS encoding OmpA family protein, translating to MKHLNKLALILLLAIGVTVHAQTKDNPWAISIGTNAVDFYPTGNGMGEGTMSSENFLDEFYNLTDHWNYIPSFSKLTVGKYLGDGFILELNGSINQIDKIGDVPADDLSFLSFNGNVQYSFKEIINGYDWFDPYLGVGAGYYWIDGNGEATFNTGIGTNFWLSDKVAITAESMYFTAFENSGMDLFQHSLGLKVAFGGKDTDDDGVYDKYDECPTTPGLKDFNGCPDSDADGIQDKDDKCPNTPGVAEFNGCADSDGDGIADPMDECPNTAGSEALNGCPDADGDMIADKNDDCPNEKGPKANNGCPWPDTDGDGVLDKDDMCPEVEGTSSNNGCPEVTEEVQKELNDYAKTINFATGKTTITKQSEEALTAILAILDEYPNAKFTVEGHTDSVGSAKNNMELSEARALSVKNYLVENGVDAFRLSSKGYGETQPVSTNKTRKGRAENRRVEINLVK from the coding sequence ATGAAACACTTAAACAAATTAGCACTAATCTTATTACTTGCTATTGGTGTTACAGTACATGCGCAAACTAAAGACAATCCTTGGGCGATTAGTATAGGAACTAATGCTGTAGATTTTTACCCAACAGGAAATGGTATGGGTGAAGGAACTATGTCTAGTGAAAATTTTTTAGACGAATTTTACAACTTAACAGATCACTGGAATTACATTCCTTCATTTTCTAAGCTTACTGTTGGTAAGTATTTAGGTGATGGCTTTATTCTTGAGTTAAATGGTTCTATAAATCAAATCGATAAAATTGGAGACGTTCCTGCAGATGATTTATCATTTCTTTCTTTTAATGGTAATGTTCAATATAGTTTTAAGGAAATCATCAATGGTTATGATTGGTTTGACCCTTATTTAGGTGTTGGTGCTGGTTATTACTGGATTGATGGTAATGGTGAAGCAACATTTAACACTGGAATTGGTACTAATTTTTGGTTGTCAGATAAGGTGGCAATTACTGCTGAATCTATGTACTTTACAGCTTTTGAAAATTCTGGAATGGATTTATTTCAACATTCTTTAGGGTTGAAAGTTGCCTTTGGTGGTAAAGACACTGATGATGATGGTGTTTATGATAAATATGATGAGTGCCCAACTACTCCAGGATTAAAAGACTTTAATGGTTGCCCAGATTCAGATGCTGATGGTATACAAGATAAAGATGACAAGTGTCCAAACACACCAGGTGTAGCTGAGTTTAATGGCTGTGCTGATTCTGATGGAGATGGTATCGCAGATCCAATGGACGAATGTCCTAATACTGCAGGCTCTGAAGCTTTAAACGGTTGTCCAGATGCTGACGGTGACATGATCGCTGATAAAAATGATGACTGTCCTAATGAAAAAGGCCCTAAAGCTAATAATGGATGCCCATGGCCAGATACTGATGGAGATGGCGTTTTAGATAAAGACGATATGTGTCCAGAAGTTGAAGGAACATCTTCTAACAATGGTTGTCCTGAAGTTACTGAAGAGGTCCAAAAAGAATTAAATGACTATGCAAAAACAATAAATTTTGCAACTGGCAAAACAACAATTACAAAGCAATCTGAAGAAGCGCTTACAGCAATTTTAGCAATTTTAGACGAATATCCAAACGCTAAGTTTACAGTAGAAGGACACACTGATAGCGTTGGTAGTGCTAAAAATAACATGGAGCTTTCTGAGGCTCGTGCATTATCGGTTAAAAATTACTTAGTTGAAAATGGTGTAGACGCATTTAGACTTTCTTCTAAAGGTTATGGTGAAACTCAGCCAGTTTCAACAAACAAAACTAGAAAAGGTAGAGCTGAAAACAGAAGAGTTGAAATTAACTTAGTTAAATAG
- the kbl gene encoding glycine C-acetyltransferase codes for MYSEQLKKQLEQELHNIKEDGLFKDERIITSPQGPEITLNTGQKVLNFCANNYLGLSSHPEVVQAAKDTLDSHGFGMSSVRFICGTQDIHKELEARIAKFYNTEDTILYAACFDANGGIFEPLLGKEDAIVSDSLNHASIIDGVRLCKAARYRYQNGDMADLEQQLKTAKENGARNILIVTDGVFSMDGLVAPLDQICDLADEYQALVMIDECHATGFIGEKGIGTLEEKGVLDRIDIITGTLGKSLGGAMGGYTTAKKEIIELLRQRSRPYLFSNSLAPSIVGASIKVFDLLENDTSLRQKLTANTNYFKKELKKAGFDIIDGESAIVPVMLYDAKLSQEMAKLLLEEGIYVIGFFYPVVPKGKARIRVQLSAAHEQEHLDKAIKAFIKVGKQLKVIN; via the coding sequence ATGTATTCAGAACAACTAAAAAAACAATTAGAACAGGAGCTTCATAATATAAAAGAAGATGGTTTGTTTAAAGACGAACGCATAATAACTTCACCACAAGGACCTGAAATTACTTTAAATACAGGGCAAAAAGTCTTAAACTTTTGTGCTAATAATTATTTAGGTTTATCATCGCATCCAGAAGTTGTTCAGGCAGCAAAAGACACTTTAGATTCTCATGGTTTTGGGATGTCAAGTGTGCGTTTTATATGCGGAACACAAGATATTCATAAAGAATTAGAAGCAAGAATTGCTAAATTTTATAATACAGAAGATACTATATTATATGCTGCTTGTTTTGATGCAAATGGCGGTATATTTGAACCACTTTTAGGTAAAGAAGATGCTATTGTTTCAGACTCTCTTAATCATGCTTCAATAATCGATGGCGTACGCCTTTGCAAAGCAGCGAGATATCGTTATCAAAATGGTGATATGGCTGATTTAGAACAGCAATTAAAAACCGCTAAAGAAAATGGGGCGCGTAATATTTTAATTGTAACCGATGGTGTTTTTTCAATGGACGGTTTAGTTGCACCGCTTGATCAAATTTGCGATTTAGCTGATGAATACCAAGCTTTAGTGATGATTGATGAATGTCATGCCACCGGTTTTATCGGTGAAAAAGGTATTGGAACTCTTGAAGAAAAAGGAGTTTTAGACCGAATAGATATCATCACAGGAACTTTAGGTAAGTCATTAGGTGGTGCCATGGGTGGTTACACAACTGCCAAAAAAGAAATTATTGAGTTGTTACGTCAACGGTCAAGGCCTTATTTGTTTTCAAACTCTCTTGCACCTTCAATTGTAGGAGCCTCGATTAAAGTATTCGACCTGTTAGAAAACGATACTTCACTCCGACAGAAACTTACGGCAAATACCAATTACTTTAAAAAAGAACTCAAAAAAGCAGGTTTTGATATTATAGACGGTGAATCGGCAATAGTTCCAGTGATGCTATACGATGCAAAGTTGTCTCAAGAAATGGCAAAGCTATTACTTGAAGAAGGTATTTATGTGATTGGCTTCTTTTATCCTGTAGTACCAAAAGGTAAAGCAAGAATACGTGTGCAGCTTTCGGCAGCTCATGAGCAAGAGCATTTAGATAAAGCAATAAAAGCCTTCATAAAGGTAGGTAAACAGCTAAAAGTTATCAATTAG
- a CDS encoding UvrD-helicase domain-containing protein — translation MKKQSNFTIYNASAGSGKTFTLSLNYLSKLLLSNNIFSFRHILAITFTNKAVGEMKSRILNSLKEFSAYNIDDETSDLFKEVVKKTALQPEEVISKSKKILRFLLDHYAAFEVSTIDAFTHKVIRTFAKDLNLSINFDVELEANELLAEAVDRLINRVGFDETLTQVLIDFTIEKVNDDKSGNIKTDILETVNLILSENDLPYIEALEGFSIEDFIEVKQNLETQINEYEVQQVEVSKQILAVFNAHDVRTEFTRNSIPNFFEKIINGAKQKDLKFDETNWMKTIDDSSTYYNKKTPDKVKLTLENLSPQIVEAYNQCKLISARIRVNEKLYESITQLSVIHLVKAELELLKQEKNILLISDFNQKINNQIKDQPTPFIYERLGEKFLHYFIDEFQDTSTMQWQNLTPLVENALGTSYNQEQGTATLVGDPKQSIYAWRGGDVHQFMNLIKGKTSIPVPPETLTLGSNYRSTKTIVNFNNRFFELAKSQMSSPLIHEIYSNDKLKQIPSKNGKGLVKIKFINAKTKADEHEIYPVEVYDSITEKIKQGFKLNQICVLVRKKDEGISIANYLKSRDINVMSSETLLITANSQVQELTNFLTYLVDHENIEAKHHFLKHHFLNQSLELDFKTHKSMLQLDFKSFIKALNAIDINFNLQKFQRLGLYNAVEYCLSSLNIKGNAYVQFFLDEVFQFGENKDNDLDAFLSDWELKSSSKSISTSSGFNAVSIMTIHKSKGLEFPVVIFPFANQNYHDTSKSHLWLPLDEKFKIPFGLIKKPSNFSGLDFYKQAYQNLIYEKELDSLNLLYVALTRASKELHIFSKNESKSTTKTISNLFKNYIEVEGIQGENDVYVIGETIPETSVEEDSEQFQLQFSGQDKLEVELVDEAKQKTKNEAISYGLMLHDLLAKIYTESDITRVISTLNADHLDLDFIQQQLNTVVLHPKLAAFFSSEWQSYNERDIFSKGEVFRPDKFCIKDNEVAIIDYKTGDKSKQHEQQLKQYASIFESMNYKVSALILVYISDQIELINL, via the coding sequence ATGAAAAAACAATCTAATTTTACTATTTATAATGCTTCAGCAGGTTCTGGTAAAACCTTTACCTTAAGTTTAAATTATCTATCTAAGTTACTACTTTCAAATAATATTTTCAGTTTTAGGCATATTTTAGCAATAACGTTTACCAATAAAGCTGTTGGTGAAATGAAATCAAGAATTTTGAATAGCTTAAAAGAGTTTTCAGCTTATAATATTGATGATGAAACCTCAGATTTATTTAAAGAAGTTGTCAAAAAAACTGCCCTTCAGCCTGAAGAAGTCATTTCTAAATCTAAAAAAATACTACGATTTTTACTTGATCATTATGCGGCTTTTGAAGTTTCTACAATTGATGCATTTACACATAAAGTAATTAGGACATTTGCAAAAGATTTAAACTTGTCTATCAACTTTGATGTTGAACTTGAAGCCAATGAGCTACTGGCTGAAGCAGTTGACCGGCTAATTAATCGCGTTGGTTTTGATGAAACTTTAACGCAAGTTCTTATAGACTTTACGATTGAGAAAGTAAACGATGATAAAAGCGGCAATATTAAAACCGATATTCTTGAAACGGTAAACTTGATATTAAGTGAGAATGATTTACCTTATATTGAAGCTTTAGAAGGCTTTTCAATCGAAGATTTTATTGAAGTAAAACAAAATTTAGAAACTCAAATTAACGAATACGAAGTTCAACAAGTTGAAGTCTCCAAGCAAATATTAGCAGTGTTTAATGCGCATGATGTTAGAACAGAGTTTACAAGAAACTCAATACCAAATTTTTTTGAAAAAATAATTAATGGTGCTAAACAAAAGGATCTTAAATTTGATGAGACCAATTGGATGAAGACTATTGATGATTCATCTACCTACTACAACAAAAAAACGCCTGATAAGGTTAAATTAACCTTAGAAAATTTATCACCTCAAATCGTTGAAGCTTACAATCAATGTAAGCTTATAAGTGCACGAATTAGAGTAAATGAAAAGCTTTATGAATCTATAACTCAACTATCTGTTATTCATTTAGTAAAAGCTGAACTTGAGCTTTTAAAACAGGAGAAAAATATATTATTAATTTCAGATTTTAATCAAAAAATTAATAATCAAATTAAAGATCAGCCAACACCATTTATTTACGAGCGACTAGGTGAAAAATTTCTGCATTATTTTATTGATGAATTTCAAGACACATCAACTATGCAGTGGCAAAACTTAACGCCTCTAGTCGAAAACGCTTTAGGAACCAGTTATAATCAAGAGCAAGGTACAGCAACATTAGTCGGTGATCCTAAACAATCTATATATGCATGGCGTGGTGGTGATGTGCATCAATTTATGAATTTAATTAAAGGAAAAACCAGTATTCCAGTTCCGCCTGAGACCTTAACCTTAGGTTCTAATTATCGCAGCACCAAAACAATAGTAAATTTCAATAATCGATTTTTTGAATTAGCAAAATCACAAATGTCGAGTCCGTTAATTCATGAAATTTACAGCAATGATAAGTTAAAACAAATCCCCAGTAAAAATGGTAAAGGATTAGTAAAAATTAAGTTTATAAATGCCAAAACAAAAGCCGATGAGCATGAAATTTATCCTGTTGAAGTTTACGACAGTATCACTGAAAAAATAAAACAAGGTTTTAAACTCAACCAAATTTGTGTTTTGGTGAGAAAAAAAGACGAAGGAATTTCAATTGCAAACTACTTAAAATCCCGAGATATCAACGTGATGTCTTCTGAAACTTTGCTTATTACTGCAAACTCGCAAGTTCAAGAGCTGACTAATTTTTTAACTTATTTAGTCGATCATGAAAATATTGAAGCAAAACATCACTTTCTTAAACATCACTTTTTAAATCAATCTCTCGAGCTCGATTTTAAGACTCATAAAAGCATGTTGCAGCTCGATTTTAAATCATTCATAAAAGCATTAAACGCCATAGATATCAATTTTAATCTTCAAAAATTTCAGCGTTTAGGTTTGTATAATGCTGTAGAATATTGTTTAAGTTCACTAAACATAAAAGGCAATGCTTATGTCCAGTTTTTTCTAGATGAGGTTTTTCAGTTCGGTGAGAATAAGGATAATGATTTAGATGCCTTTTTAAGTGATTGGGAGTTAAAATCTAGCTCTAAGAGTATTTCAACATCGTCAGGTTTCAATGCCGTAAGCATTATGACCATTCATAAAAGTAAAGGCCTTGAGTTTCCAGTTGTTATTTTTCCTTTTGCTAACCAGAATTACCATGATACGAGTAAATCTCATCTGTGGCTACCACTTGATGAGAAATTTAAAATTCCTTTTGGTTTAATAAAGAAGCCTAGCAATTTTTCAGGCCTTGATTTTTATAAGCAAGCTTACCAAAACTTAATTTATGAAAAAGAACTTGATAGTTTAAACCTGTTATATGTCGCTTTAACAAGAGCATCAAAAGAGCTCCATATTTTTTCAAAAAACGAATCTAAATCCACAACAAAGACTATTTCGAATTTATTTAAAAATTATATTGAAGTTGAAGGAATTCAAGGAGAAAATGACGTTTATGTAATAGGCGAAACAATTCCTGAAACTTCAGTTGAAGAAGATTCAGAACAGTTTCAACTTCAGTTTTCAGGTCAAGATAAATTAGAAGTCGAACTAGTTGATGAAGCCAAGCAAAAAACTAAAAATGAAGCCATAAGTTACGGCTTAATGCTGCATGATTTACTGGCTAAAATCTATACTGAAAGTGATATCACTCGAGTTATTTCAACTTTAAACGCTGACCATCTCGATCTTGATTTTATACAGCAACAGCTCAATACAGTTGTATTGCACCCCAAACTAGCAGCCTTTTTTTCATCAGAATGGCAGAGCTATAATGAACGTGATATTTTTAGTAAAGGTGAGGTTTTTAGACCAGATAAATTTTGCATCAAAGATAACGAAGTAGCTATTATTGATTATAAAACTGGTGATAAAAGTAAGCAGCATGAACAACAGCTGAAACAATATGCCAGTATTTTCGAGTCGATGAATTATAAGGTTTCAGCTTTAATCTTGGTCTATATTTCAGACCAAATTGAGTTGATAAATTTGTAA
- a CDS encoding superoxide dismutase, with the protein MAFELPKLDYAHDALEPHIDAKTMEIHHGKHHNGYTTKLNAAIEGTDLEGKSIEEILKNLDHTNSAVRNNGGGFYNHSLFWKVMSPNGGGKPSGDLANAIDKAFGDFESFKEAFSKAAATQFGSGWAWLCVHEGGQVEVCSTPNQDNPLMPNVGCAGTPILGIDVWEHAYYLNYQNKRPDYIEAFFNVINWDEVSKRYEANK; encoded by the coding sequence ATGGCATTCGAATTACCAAAACTAGATTATGCTCATGATGCACTTGAGCCACATATCGACGCAAAAACTATGGAAATTCACCATGGTAAACACCACAATGGATATACTACTAAATTAAATGCAGCCATTGAAGGTACAGATTTAGAAGGAAAATCTATTGAAGAAATTTTAAAGAATTTAGATCATACAAATTCTGCCGTTAGAAATAATGGTGGTGGATTTTACAATCACAGTTTATTCTGGAAAGTCATGTCTCCAAATGGAGGTGGCAAACCTAGCGGTGACTTAGCAAATGCTATTGATAAAGCCTTTGGAGATTTTGAAAGTTTTAAAGAGGCTTTTTCTAAAGCTGCTGCAACACAATTTGGTTCAGGTTGGGCTTGGCTTTGTGTTCATGAAGGTGGCCAAGTTGAAGTTTGTTCTACTCCAAATCAAGACAATCCTTTAATGCCAAATGTTGGTTGTGCAGGTACACCAATCTTAGGTATCGATGTCTGGGAACACGCTTATTATTTAAACTATCAAAACAAAAGACCAGATTATATTGAAGCTTTTTTTAATGTAATTAATTGGGATGAAGTTTCTAAAAGATACGAAGCTAACAAGTAG